The Saccopteryx leptura isolate mSacLep1 chromosome 2, mSacLep1_pri_phased_curated, whole genome shotgun sequence genome has a window encoding:
- the GLTPD2 gene encoding glycolipid transfer protein domain-containing protein 2, with translation MGVALHPQVPRRWFRHTIPLAVLALLLYLCARSLRSLSGYGPGALSCITEGSPPLQVRQQSGSLEASEREEPQCLDPQGMLGRMMGPFRASLNSKGDVELAQYLAGWRELIKFLSPFGSIFAFATSEAFTKVTALEARVQGPDAAQYKSLAAMVAWERRAGLLEQPGIAPRDPARSSGSRTTLLLHRALRWSQLCLHRVATGALGGPDAGEQCNDAYGTVLGPHHPWLVRQAVRLAFLSFPGRGRLLELACPGTREAEARAALARAAGTLEEVYNRTQGLLAERGLLQLA, from the exons ATGGGGGTCGCGCTGCATCCACAGGTCCCCCGGCGCTGGTTCCGCCATACAATTCCTCTCGCCGTCTTAGCGCTGCTCCTTTATCTCTGTGCTCGGAGCCTAC GCTCCCTCTCAGGCTACGGACCCGGGGCACTGTCCTGCATTACCGAGGGATCGCCGCCTTTGCAG GTCCGGCAACAGTCGGGATCCCTGGAAGCCTCAGAGCGGGAAGAGCCTCAATGTCTTGACCCACAAGGGATGCTAGGACGCATGATGGGGCCGTTCCGCGCCAGTCTGAACTCCAAAGGGGATGTGGAGTTGGCACAGTACCTGGCGGGATGGAGGGAGCTAATCAA GTTCCTAAGTCCCTTCGGCTCCATTTTTGCCTTCGCCACAAGCGAGGCCTTCACTAAAGTGACAGCCCTCGAGGCTCGGGTGCAAGGCCCAGATGCAGCGCAATACAAGTCGCTGGCGGCAATGGTGGCGTGGGAGCGGCGGGCGGGCCTGCTGGAGCAGCCTGGGATCGCCCCTCGAGACCCGGCCAGGTCCTCCGGCTCACGAACAACGCTCCTGCTGCACCGTGCACTACGCTGGTCCCAGCTTTGCCTCCACCGGGTGGCGACCGGGGCGCTCGGAGGTCCGGACGCTGGTGAGCAGTGCAACGACGCGTACGGCACAGTTCTGGGCCCGCACCACCCCTGGCTGGTCCGTCAGGCCGTCCGCCTCGCATTCCTCTCCTTCCCGGGTCGCGGCCGCTTGCTGGAGCTGGCGTGCCCGGGAACCAGAGAAGCGGAGGCGCGGGCCGCGCTGGCCCGCGCCGCAGGCACACTGGAGGAAGTCTACAACCGGACCCAGGGCTTGCTGGCCGAGCGCGGATTGCTCCAGCTGGCTTAA